The segment GCGTGCTTTGCGGCAACCGCGAAGCGGCAGGCTGCGCCGCCAGCGTCTGCAGAAACTCGGCGGCAGGCATGGGCTTGGCGTAAAGATAACCCTGCTGGAAGTGAACCCCGTGTTGCTCGAGGTAATCGCGCTGAACTAGCGTTTCGACGCCTTCGGCCACGATGCCGAGCCCCAACTTGACCGATAGTTCGATGATGGTTTCGAGAACGGCAACGGACAACGCGTCCCCGCCGATCAGCGCAACGAAGCTCTGATCTATCTTCAGGTAATCCACCTTGAATTGCCTGAGGTAATTGAGGCTCGACTGGCCCGTGCCGAAATCATCGAGGGCGATCATTACGCCGATCTCATGCAACTGCTCAAACAACTCAAGCGTCGTGGGCGAGGGTTCGAGCAACTTGCGTTCGGTCAACTCCAGCGTGAGGATGACCCGACCCGGTGGGAAGTGGGCCAGGAATGCGCGGCAATCATCCAAAAGCTCAAGGCTGCGGCAGTGGTCGGCCGTGATGTTGATGCCGATGTGGAATCCGTCATCCATCAGGGCGGCGTAGGGCGCCAGGCTGCTCGCCGTGTGCTTGATCAGCGAACGGGTCATCGCCACGATCTGGCCGCTGTGCTCGGCATAGGGAATGAACAGGTCGGGCCTTACCAGCCCTTCGCTCGGGTGATTCCAGCGCATGAGCACTTCGGCACCGGCCCAGCGGTAGTCCCCTCGACGAACCACCGGTTGGAAATAGGGCAGGAACTCGTCGGCTTCCAGCGCCCTGCGCAGTTCGGCACGCGGCGAGGTAGCCCGCCTGACCTGCCAGTGGCAGGCAACGCCGGCAAGAACGCCCAGCACTGCCAGCAAGCCTAGAAGCGCCAGATAGTGACTGCGCCAAAGCCGGCTCGACTGCGGCGCCATGTAGCCGCCTTCAACGCTAAACGGATAGTGTGCAGACGCGATGAATACAGGGGCGCTTATCGCAACCGGGGCTGGACCCTGGTGCACAATGCCGTCTCGGCCCATCCAGGCGCTTCCCACGCGCAGGTACAGCGCATGGCCTGCACCGAGCAGTCGCAGCGCCATCAGCAGATGATCGCCATCGACCGTGGTGATCGCCGCACGGTCTTTGTCACTGGCGCGATAGATCAGCAGCGGGTGCCCAGGTGTAACGGAATTACCGTCCATCAACCACAGGTGCCCATCGACATAGTCGCTGGCTGTCACTGGTTCATCGAACGCGCCGAACAATGAACTGCAGTACAGCCGATCTTGCTTGACCAGGTTGGTCGAGCGAATGAAGGCGTTACGGGTGACTTCGCCACGTAACAGCAGCTGCGCCTCGGCGCAAGGGGTACCCGCCAAGGGCAGCAACGCGATCGCAGTACGTGAGGCCCCATCGAGGATGCGCTCGACGTGCTCGATGACCTGCTGGGCAGACGCTCGGCTGCCAGCTTGCAGATCACGCTCGATCTGCCAGTTCATCACGGCGATGCCGCATGCGATAGGGAATGCGCCGACCATCCAAGGCAGCAGGGTTCGCCAGCCGAAGCCTGAGCGCGATTTTCTAGAAAGGGGCATAGTGGCAACTAATCTAGGGAGACGCTACAAAGCATAGCCCCGTGCCCAGGGGCGAGGAACAAATACGGGACAAAGCAAATTACGCTGTGTAGAATCGATTTACGAAAAAAACAATAAGGCTCCTTTGTTTCGGAGGAGTCACACCTGCTGAGTACGGGTCCTATGACATACCCTGGCTTCAGATTGATCATCGGCGACTTCCTCGCGCGCAGTGTGCGGGGCATTCCGTGCTCCCCGCCAGCGCTGTTCGACATCCCAGGCAAACATTGAATCCGCTGCAGATGAGGACACGCACATGGCTGATATTTTCGACAATCCTATGGGTTTGATGGGCTTCGAGTTCATCGAACTGGCTTCGCCTACCCCCGGTGTTCTGGAGCCTGTATTCCAGATGTTGGGCTTTACCAAGGTGGCCACCCACCGCTCCAAGGATGTGCACCTGTATCGACAGGGCGACATCAACTTGATCCTGAACAATGAACCCAGAAGCGTAGCGTCGTATTTCGCCGCCGAGCATGGCCCGTCTATCTGCGGCATGGCCTTTCGTGTGCGCAACGCTCACGACGCTTACGCCCGCGCGCTCGAGCTGGGCGCTCAGCCGGTCGAAATCGAAACAGGTCCCATGGAATTACGTCTTCCGGCGATTAAGGGCATTGGCGGTGCCCCGCTTTATCTGATCGACCGTTTCGAGGAAGGCAGCTCGATCTATGACATTGACTTCAATTTCATTGACGGCGTGGATCGCCACCCGACCGGTGCGGGCCTGAAGGTCATCGACCACCTGACCCATAACGTGTATCGCGGGCGCATGGCCTATTGGGCCGGCTTCTACGAGAAGTTGTTCAACTTCCGCGAAATACGCTACTTCGACATCAAGGGCGAATACACGGGTTTGACCTCAAAGGCCATGACTGCGCCCGACGGCATGATCCGGATTCCGCTCAACGAAGAATCGTCTAAGGGGGCGGGGCAGATCGAAGAGTTTCTGATGCAGTTCAACGGTGAAGGCATCCAGCATGTCGCGTTTTCGACCGATGACCTGGTCAAGACCTGGGATGCTCTCAAAGGGCTGGGTATGCGGTTCATGACCCCGCCACCGCAGACCTACTACGAAATGCTTCCCGAGCGCCTCCCTGACCATGGTGAGCCGGTGGATCAGCTTCAGGCACGTGGCATTTTGCTGGACGGAGCAGCACAAGCCGGAGACAAACGACTGTTATTGCAGATTTTCTCTGAAACGCTGCTGGGGCCGGTGTTCTTTGAGTTCATCCAGCGCAAGGGTGACGATGGTTTCGGCGAAGGCAACTTCAAGGCGCTGTTCGAGTCCATCGAGCGGGACCAGGTACGCCGTGGCGTGCTGAGCGTCGAGTAATGGCCGGCAGTGCCGTCATCGTCCTGGGCGATCGACGGCACTGTCTCGCTGCCTGACGCGCATCTTGCCCAACACCACGTAAATTACCGACCCCGTCAAGAGCCCCACCAGCATCAATGAAGGGAGCACGTTGAACACGGCCGTGCGGATTTCCTGGGCGATGTAACCCTCGGGATAGCCACCCACCACCCGGTAAGGGTAATGAGTGGATGCCAGTTCATGGGTAAATTCGGCGACAGAAGGCCTTTCACCGTGCAGGCTATCGCCATCCTTCCATACGGCGTGCTTGTCAAACTCGAGCACGAGTGTGAGTCCGTCTTTGAAAGCGTCAAGTTCAGAGCGTAATTGTATCGGAAAGCTTGTTGCAATCACGCCTGTTCTCTCACCTTGCAAGTGCATGTTCATCAACAGATAGCCCTGCGCATCCAGCATTTGGTGATCGAATGTCAAGAACTCTCCCGTCGAGGCGATTTCAGTCAGCACTTCAAGCGAGTCCGATGCGGAGTTGCAATAGGCCTTGCCGTCCTCGATAACTGCGAGCGACCTGAGCATTGAACGGCTGGTCACTTGGTCGACCAGGGCGCGTTTGATCCTACTGCAAGGCTGACCTGCTAGTGGCAGCGTACTCATGGCGACTTCATGCACACGGTCCAGGGCTTGATCGACGCTGAAAACCGCCTCGCGCACCGACACTTCAGCGTTCTCTTCTAGCTTGGCCTCCTGCTGATAGTTAATGACCAGCAGTCCCGAAAAGACAGGTACCAGACCTACTGCCATCAGCAGTACCAACTCAAGCAGGCTACGTCCCGCATGCACGAACTTGTCCATTGATAACCGTTCCTCAAGCCTCGCGCTGCCCAGGATGGGCGGCTGGTTTGATCCTAGGTCGTTGTCAAAAGCGGCACTGTAGGGGGAGAGCCGTGAAAGTGTGGGATTTGGTTAGGCTTGGTGTAGCTGTCATCCGTTTATCTAAACGGTATCGCAGCCGATCGACGCGCTCGCATCGGCGCATCCGGGGCAGGGAGGTCATTGTGTGGCGTTGGCCTATGCTAACGTGACACGTCGCACGAGCCCTGTGCGTAGGCCCACATCCAGACCACAGCCTTTGCTTTATGACGGAGAATCACATTGGTCGGCAAAAAAGGAACTAGAGCCCCAACCGCATCGGTCGCAAGGGAGCTGTCCAAACGCGCACTCTCGGGCGATTTGAAGGAACAGGTGATGCGCTTCGATTGGTCGCAAACGGCGCTAGGGGCCTTGCCACACTGGCCTGCCTGCCTGCGCATCGCCGTCGATACAATGTGTCACTCACCTTTTCCGTGTGCAGTGGTGTGGGGCAATCAGCTGACAGTCATCCCCAACGACGCCTATGTGGCGCTCAAGGGGGCGGCAGGCACATTGGGCGCGCGTTTCGATACGCTGTGGCACGACCAATGGGAGAGTCTGGGCCCGTATGTGTTCGACGCGCTAGCGGGCCGTTCCAGTTTTATCGAAGAAGCGCCAGTACGCGTCGGTTATTGCGATCACGCTGAAGGACCTTGGTGCGCCTTGGGTTATACCCCACTGAACGATGAGCTGGGGGAGGTTGCAGGGTTTGTCCATACAGTTATCGAAACCAGTGCGAACAAAGGAGGGCGTGAGCATTGGCGAAGCCTGGCCAAGTCTTTGGAGAGGCAGATTGCCTCTCATGTCAGTGAGCTGGAAAGGCTCTGGCAGCTCTCAAGCGACGCCATGATGACGGTCACCCCCGACCTCAAGCTGCACAATGTCAATCCCACCTGGCTAAGCCTTCTAGGATGGGAGCTGGAGCAGGTGCAGCACTTGCCCATTCTGTCCCTGGTCCATCCTGCAGACCTTGCGCAGGTCCAGCTAGCGATTGAATCGCTGCTGCATCGCAACGATACCCACCCGATCGAGACACGCTTGCGGCACCGTGAGGGTCACTACCACTGGTTCAGCTGGAGTGCGCGAGTGGGTGCGAGATTGGTGACCATCGTTGGGCGAGACATCACCGGCGCACGCGAAGACGCCATGCGTCAGTCCCGCATGTTGATGCGTAACACCGAGCGCATGGAGGCGGTGGGGCAGTTGGCCGGCGGCATGGGCAACGAGATGAACAACCTGCTAGCAGGCATTGGGGGTGGGCTGGAGTTACTGCAACTGCGGCTCCAGGAAGGGCGCCTGGAACGTGTAGAGGAGTACGTGAAGCTTTCTCGTGATTCGGTGCTACGCGCCATGGAGCTGACTCAACGCCTACTCGCTTTCTCTCGTGATCGGCCGTCGGCCCCGAGACCGCTTCATCTCAATCGCCAACTACGCCTAAGCGAGCCACTGCTGCTGAGCGCTCTGGGCCCCGAGATGCACATTGACTGGCAACTGGACGTCGCATCCTGGGTCGTGTCCTTGGACGTTGCGGCATTGGAAAACGCACTGCTGTGCCTGTGCGCCAATGCGCGCGAGGCATGCCTTGGCAAGGGCACCGTGACAGTTCGGAGCGTCAACGAACGGCTGAGCGTGCCTTTTCCGGATGAAACAGGACTGCCTGCGGGCGACTATGTGGCCGTGCATGTCGCCGATGAAGGTCATGGCATGCCGGCCAGCGACGTGGCCAGGGCTTTCGAACCCTTCTTCACCAGCAAGCCTCCAGGTCGGGGTGCTGGGCTGGGGCTGTCGATGGTCTATGGTTTCGTACGTCAATCGGGTGGCTATGCGTGGATCGAGTCTGCAGTGGGCGAGGGGACCAAGGTGAGCATGCTGTTCCCCCGCTGCTTTGAGGCCGTTCACGAAGCGCCCGTCGGCCGCAAAAGCCCGGGTCGGGTGGGGAGCGGCGAGCGTGTATTGCTGGTAGACGATGAATTGAACCTGCGTACGGTGATGCGCGAATATTTGCTTGAATCTGGCTTCGATGTCACCGATGCCGCAGATGCCAATAGCGCTCTGCAGCGCTTTCGCCAGGATGAGCCGTTCGATCTGGTGGTTACCGACATCGGGTTACCCGGCAGCTTCAGTGGCAGGCAAGTGGCCAGGGCCATGCGCATGCTCAAGCCCGAACAAAAAATTCTGTTCATCACAGGCTATGCCCTGCAAGAGATCGAGTCAGACTCCATTCAACAGCCCGGAACGGCACTTCTGCGCAAGCCGTTCCAGCTGGCGCAGCTGGTGGAGCAGGTACTGGAGATGATCGACAACTGATACGGGGCTGCCGTATGCCTAAAGGTCTTTCTGCAGATAAGGATCATCCGGGTTCTGGCGCTCGAGTTCGGCGAGCAGCACCTGCACATTCTGCAACTGCCCGGACTCTTTCCAGTACTCGATCAGCAGGACTCTGGCTTGCCGATTGGCGGGCGTCCTGCTCAGAATGGCTTCCAACTGCCTTTGGGCCGCATCCAGTTGCTCAAGATCATGCAGGGTCTTGGCAAGGCTCAGACGATACTCGGCATTGTCCGGCTCTAGTTCCACCGCCCGTGACAGCGCCAGCAGTGCGTACTCCTGCTGGTCGTGACGAATCAGCCAACGGCCGAGCTCATGCTGCAAGAAAGCCGAATCGGGGTTTGCTGCCAGCGCATCGGCCAGCACCTGACGTGAAGCATCCTGCGCCCCTTGGCGCTCAAGCAAGGTCACCTTCAACGCCACGGCATCGAGGTTACTGTCATCGCCTGCCAATGCCCGCTCGATGGCAGCGCCCGCCTTGGCATACTCGTCCTCGTGCAGGTACAGGCGGGCAAGCTGGACCTGAGCATCTACGTCCTGGGGCTGGGCGAGCAGAACCTCTTCCTGCGCTTGAATGGCGTTGTGCATGGCGCGGATGTAAAGGCCCATGCTGTCCGGGGCCACGCCCAGCAGCGCCGTTACGGCGGCAAAACGAACGCTCTGATCGCTGTCTTCGAGCAGGGGGCCAAGTATCACACTCCGCTGAGGCCCAGGCAGCAGACGGCTGATCGCCGCCACGGCGGCGCGGCGTACGATCGCATCGGCATGATTCAGATCTGCCTGGGCAAGCTTGAAGGCTTGCGCAGACGGATAGTTGGGCAGCTCGGCATACAGGGCCGCTCGGCGGATGGCCGGTAGGTCACGGCGCTGCAGCTGTTGGTACAAGACCCGTGCAGCGCCGGGCTGACCGTCATGTGCCTGGCGCAGTGCCTTCACGTAACTGTGCGGGGGCAGGGCTGGCTGTTCAGGCTCCACGTCGCGCCACAGATAGCCGAACAGCGCTGACAGCATCATCAACGCCAGCAGTGCAATCAGGTAGCGGGTACGTCTTGGCATCGGACGGTCCGTGTGTCAGGAGTAGCAAAGCTTGGGCCAGCCTACGGGCAAATGCAACCGGGGCTGGGCACGCGTGTGGCGGGCTGGGCGTGAAACCCCAAGCCTGAGCAAAAAAAGCCCCGCAGAACTGAATCGGCGGGGCAAACGGTCGGTCATGGACCCACCAAAGGAGCCTGTGGTGCTGCTGCTCAGTGCGAACTGGCCACCGTGTCGGGTTGCCAGCCGCCACCGAGTGCCTTGTAGATCGAAACGATCCCTCGATAGAGGTCGACCTCGCCAAGCGCCTGCGCATCTTCCGCACTCAGGCGCTCGCGCTCGGCATCTAGCAGCACCAGGTAATCGACTGACCCCTCGCGGTAGCGGATCGACGCCAGATCGGCCGCCTTGCGGCTGGCTTCGCTCTGACGCATCAGCGACAGCAGGCGCTGCTGGATCTTGTCGTAGTCGCTGAACGCGTTGGCCGACTCTTCCAGCGCCAACAGTACCTGCTGCTCATAATTGGCCAGCGCGCCTTGCGCGTCGGCCTTGGCGCCGCGCAGCCGCGCCCTCACGCTACCCAGGTCAAACGCCGCCCAGGTAATGCTGGGGCCCAACCCCCAGGCGCCCGCTGCCGAGGAGCCGAGCTGAGAGCCGCGCGCTGCGGTGAAGCCCAAGAAACCGCTCAGGCTCACCCGGGGAAACAGATCTGCCGTCGCCACCCCGACGTTGGCGGTGGCTGCGGCAAGCTGGCGCTCGGCGCTGCGGATGTCCGGACGGCGGCGCAGCAGTTCACCCGGATCGCCCACAGGCAGGGATTTGGCGATGGCGGGCAGGGCCTTGGGCGAAAGGTCCACACCGATTGCGTCAGGCCGACGGCCCAGCAAGGTGGCGATGCGATGCCGCGATCTGGCCTGTTGAGCCTGCAACTGCGGCACACTGGCTTCAACCCCTGCCAGGCGCGCGTCGGCCCGCACCACGTCCAGTTCATTACCCACCCCGGTATCGCGCAACGTTTCAGTGATGGTACGTGACTGTTGCTGCGTCTTGAGGTTAGCCAAGGCAATGTGTTCACGCAGTTGCGCGCCGCGCAGCTGGCCATAAGCGTCGACCAGCTCGGCGATGAGACTGACCTGAAGTTGCTGAAGGTCGGCCGCCGCTGCTGCTTCCTGAGCCTGGCTGGCTTCGATCTGTCGGGAAATTCGCCCGAACAAGTCGACTTCCCACGCCATGTCCAGGCCCAGGTCATAGCGCTCGGCATTGACCCGGTGGTCGGTCTGGCCAGGCACCTGGCCTTTGCCCACTTCACTGCTGGCACGGCTTGTCACGACCGGGAACTGATCGTTTTCGGCATCGTCCCGAATTGCCCTAGCGGACTTAAGCCGTGCGAAAGCGACCTGTAGATCTCGGTTGCCCTCTAACGAGGCCTGCACCAGTTGGTTCAGGGTGGGGTCGTCGAACTGTTTCCACCACAGGCTCTCGAAACGGGTGCGGTCATAGGCCTTGGCTTGGGCGTCGACCTCCAGCTGGGCTGGAGCAGTGGCCGGAGCCTGGTAATCAGGTCCCACCGCGCAAGCCGCCAGGGCCAGGCTGAGCAGGCTCGGTGTCAGGTGTTTGAACAGATTCATGCAGGGTTCTCCAGCGGATGGACGCGCTCGGCCTTGCGGGCCTGACGTCGCTCGACAAAACGGCGGATCAGGAAGAAGAACACCGGCGTCAGGAACAGGCCGAACACCGTGACGCCGATCATCCCGGAGAACACCGCCACGCCCATGGCATGACGCATCTCCGAGCCCGCACCTGAGCTGAACACCAGCGGTACGACACCCATGATGAACGCGATGGACGTCATCAGGATCGGGCGCAAGCGCAGACGGCAGGCTTCGAGCACCGCAGCCAGGGGATCGAGGCCTTTGGCTTGCTCGTCCTTGGCGAACTCGACGATCAGGATGGCGTTCTTGCAGGCAAGCCCCACCAGGACGATGAGCCCGATCTGGGTGAATATGTTGTTGTCGCCTCCCGAGACAATGACCCCGGTGATGGCCGAGAGCAGCGTCATCGGCACGATCAGGATCACGGCCAAGGGCAGGCTCCAGCTCTCGTACTGGGCGGCCAGTACGAGGAACGCCAACAGCACGCACAACGGGAACACGAACAGCGCAGTGTTGCCCGAGAGGATCTGCTGGTAGGTCAGGTCCGTCCACTCGAAGGTCATGCCGTTGGGCAGTTCCTGCTTCAGAAGTTTCTCGATGGCTGCTTCGGCCTGGCCTGAACTGTATCCGGGCGCCGCTGCGCCATTGATTTCCGCGGTGATGAAGCCGTTATAGTGCATCACGCGGTCGGGCCCGGAGGTGTCGGTAACCTTGAGGAACGTGGCCAGTGGGATCATCTCGCCCCGGTTGTTGCGCACCTTCAGTTGGCCGATCTGCTCGGCGTCGAGTCGGAACTGCTGCTCGGCCTGCACGTTGACCTGGTAGGTACGTCCGAACCGGTTGAAGTCGTTGGTGTACAGCGACCCCAGGTACACCTGCAGGGTGTCGAAGATATCGTTGATGGCCACGCCGTGGGTCTTGGCTTTCTCGCGATCAATGGCCGCGTCGACCTGCGGCACATTGACCTGGTAGCTGGTGAACAGGCCCGCGAGCTCTGGCACCTCATGGCTCTTGGCAATGATGTTCTGGGTTTCCTTGTACAGCGCTTCGTAACCCAGGTTGCCACGGTCCTCAATCTGCAGGCGGAAGCCACCGATGGTACCCAGACCTTGCACGGGCGGCGGCGGGAAGATCGCGATGTAGGCGTCCTGAATGTCCGCGAACTGGGCGTTCAACGCCGCGGCGATGGCAGCTGCCGACTGGCTGGGGTCCTTGCGTTCGTCGAAGGGCTTGAGGGGAGTGAACACGATGCCGCTGTTGGGGCTGTTGGTGAAGCCGTTGATCGAAAGGCCCGGGAACGCGACAGAGTCCGCCACGCCCGGTTGCTTGAGGGCAATCTCGCTCATGCGCTTGATCACCGCTTCGGTGCGGTCAAGGCTGGCGGCATCTGGCAGCTGGGCGAAAGCCACCAGGTATTGCTTGTCCTGGGCAGGTACGAAACCCGTTGGCGTGGAGGAGAAACCCAGGTAGGTCAGGCCCATCAAACCGGCATAGACGAACAAGGCGATACCACTGGAGCGAATCACTCGGCGAACACCGCCTACGTAGCGATGGCTGGCGCGGTCGAAGAAGCGATTGAACGGCGCAAAAAGCCAGCTGCCCAGCAACTTGTCCAGCAGCCGCGAGAAGGTGTCCCGGGGTGCATGATGGTCTTTGAGCAACACCGCCGCCAAGGCAGGGGACAGTGTCAGCGAGTTGAACGCCGAGATCACCGTAGAGATCGCAATGGTCAGGGCAAACTGCTTGTAGAACTGCCCGGTCAGCCCCGAGATGAACGCTGCAGGGACGAACACCGCGCACAACACCAAGGCGGTGGCGATGATCGGGCCTGTCACCTCGCTCATGGCTTTTTGCGTGGCCTCGAGCGGTTTGAGGCCCAGCCCGATGTTGCGCTCGACGTTTTCCACCACCACGATGGCGTCATCGACCACGATGCCGATTGCCAACACTAATCCGAACAAGGAAAGGGCGTTGAGCGAGAAGCCGAACAGGTGCATCACGGCAAAGGTGCCGATCAGCGATACCGGCACGGCCAGCAACGGAATGATCGATGCGCGCCAGGTCTGCAGGAACAGGATGACCACCAGCACGACTAACACCAGTGCTTCGAACAGCGTGTGCACCACCGCCTCGATCGAGCCGCGCACGAACACGGTGGGGTCGTAGACGATGCTGTAGTCCATGCCTTCGGGGAAGTCTTTCTTCAATTCCGCCATCTTCGCGCGCACTTCATCGGAGATGTCGATGGCGTTCGAGCCTGGGCGCTGGAAGATCGGGATGGCCACGGCGGGCTGGTTGTTTAGCAGCGAGCGCAGGGCGTACTGGCTGGAGCCCAGTTCGACGCGAGCGATATCCTTCAGGCGCGTGATTTCACCGTCCGCACCGGCCCGGATGATGATGTTCTCGAATTCTTCCTCATTGACCAGGCGACCCTGGGTGTTGATCGAGAGCT is part of the Pseudomonas parafulva genome and harbors:
- a CDS encoding EAL domain-containing protein, whose protein sequence is MPLSRKSRSGFGWRTLLPWMVGAFPIACGIAVMNWQIERDLQAGSRASAQQVIEHVERILDGASRTAIALLPLAGTPCAEAQLLLRGEVTRNAFIRSTNLVKQDRLYCSSLFGAFDEPVTASDYVDGHLWLMDGNSVTPGHPLLIYRASDKDRAAITTVDGDHLLMALRLLGAGHALYLRVGSAWMGRDGIVHQGPAPVAISAPVFIASAHYPFSVEGGYMAPQSSRLWRSHYLALLGLLAVLGVLAGVACHWQVRRATSPRAELRRALEADEFLPYFQPVVRRGDYRWAGAEVLMRWNHPSEGLVRPDLFIPYAEHSGQIVAMTRSLIKHTASSLAPYAALMDDGFHIGINITADHCRSLELLDDCRAFLAHFPPGRVILTLELTERKLLEPSPTTLELFEQLHEIGVMIALDDFGTGQSSLNYLRQFKVDYLKIDQSFVALIGGDALSVAVLETIIELSVKLGLGIVAEGVETLVQRDYLEQHGVHFQQGYLYAKPMPAAEFLQTLAAQPAASRLPQSTPPEIMRG
- the hppD gene encoding 4-hydroxyphenylpyruvate dioxygenase; the encoded protein is MADIFDNPMGLMGFEFIELASPTPGVLEPVFQMLGFTKVATHRSKDVHLYRQGDINLILNNEPRSVASYFAAEHGPSICGMAFRVRNAHDAYARALELGAQPVEIETGPMELRLPAIKGIGGAPLYLIDRFEEGSSIYDIDFNFIDGVDRHPTGAGLKVIDHLTHNVYRGRMAYWAGFYEKLFNFREIRYFDIKGEYTGLTSKAMTAPDGMIRIPLNEESSKGAGQIEEFLMQFNGEGIQHVAFSTDDLVKTWDALKGLGMRFMTPPPQTYYEMLPERLPDHGEPVDQLQARGILLDGAAQAGDKRLLLQIFSETLLGPVFFEFIQRKGDDGFGEGNFKALFESIERDQVRRGVLSVE
- a CDS encoding CSS-motif domain-containing protein, which gives rise to MDKFVHAGRSLLELVLLMAVGLVPVFSGLLVINYQQEAKLEENAEVSVREAVFSVDQALDRVHEVAMSTLPLAGQPCSRIKRALVDQVTSRSMLRSLAVIEDGKAYCNSASDSLEVLTEIASTGEFLTFDHQMLDAQGYLLMNMHLQGERTGVIATSFPIQLRSELDAFKDGLTLVLEFDKHAVWKDGDSLHGERPSVAEFTHELASTHYPYRVVGGYPEGYIAQEIRTAVFNVLPSLMLVGLLTGSVIYVVLGKMRVRQRDSAVDRPGR
- a CDS encoding response regulator encodes the protein MRFDWSQTALGALPHWPACLRIAVDTMCHSPFPCAVVWGNQLTVIPNDAYVALKGAAGTLGARFDTLWHDQWESLGPYVFDALAGRSSFIEEAPVRVGYCDHAEGPWCALGYTPLNDELGEVAGFVHTVIETSANKGGREHWRSLAKSLERQIASHVSELERLWQLSSDAMMTVTPDLKLHNVNPTWLSLLGWELEQVQHLPILSLVHPADLAQVQLAIESLLHRNDTHPIETRLRHREGHYHWFSWSARVGARLVTIVGRDITGAREDAMRQSRMLMRNTERMEAVGQLAGGMGNEMNNLLAGIGGGLELLQLRLQEGRLERVEEYVKLSRDSVLRAMELTQRLLAFSRDRPSAPRPLHLNRQLRLSEPLLLSALGPEMHIDWQLDVASWVVSLDVAALENALLCLCANAREACLGKGTVTVRSVNERLSVPFPDETGLPAGDYVAVHVADEGHGMPASDVARAFEPFFTSKPPGRGAGLGLSMVYGFVRQSGGYAWIESAVGEGTKVSMLFPRCFEAVHEAPVGRKSPGRVGSGERVLLVDDELNLRTVMREYLLESGFDVTDAADANSALQRFRQDEPFDLVVTDIGLPGSFSGRQVARAMRMLKPEQKILFITGYALQEIESDSIQQPGTALLRKPFQLAQLVEQVLEMIDN
- a CDS encoding tetratricopeptide repeat protein — its product is MPRRTRYLIALLALMMLSALFGYLWRDVEPEQPALPPHSYVKALRQAHDGQPGAARVLYQQLQRRDLPAIRRAALYAELPNYPSAQAFKLAQADLNHADAIVRRAAVAAISRLLPGPQRSVILGPLLEDSDQSVRFAAVTALLGVAPDSMGLYIRAMHNAIQAQEEVLLAQPQDVDAQVQLARLYLHEDEYAKAGAAIERALAGDDSNLDAVALKVTLLERQGAQDASRQVLADALAANPDSAFLQHELGRWLIRHDQQEYALLALSRAVELEPDNAEYRLSLAKTLHDLEQLDAAQRQLEAILSRTPANRQARVLLIEYWKESGQLQNVQVLLAELERQNPDDPYLQKDL
- a CDS encoding efflux transporter outer membrane subunit, with translation MNLFKHLTPSLLSLALAACAVGPDYQAPATAPAQLEVDAQAKAYDRTRFESLWWKQFDDPTLNQLVQASLEGNRDLQVAFARLKSARAIRDDAENDQFPVVTSRASSEVGKGQVPGQTDHRVNAERYDLGLDMAWEVDLFGRISRQIEASQAQEAAAAADLQQLQVSLIAELVDAYGQLRGAQLREHIALANLKTQQQSRTITETLRDTGVGNELDVVRADARLAGVEASVPQLQAQQARSRHRIATLLGRRPDAIGVDLSPKALPAIAKSLPVGDPGELLRRRPDIRSAERQLAAATANVGVATADLFPRVSLSGFLGFTAARGSQLGSSAAGAWGLGPSITWAAFDLGSVRARLRGAKADAQGALANYEQQVLLALEESANAFSDYDKIQQRLLSLMRQSEASRKAADLASIRYREGSVDYLVLLDAERERLSAEDAQALGEVDLYRGIVSIYKALGGGWQPDTVASSH
- a CDS encoding efflux RND transporter permease subunit — protein: MNFSKFFITRPIFAAVLSLVLLIAGSISLFQLPISEYPEVVPPTVVVRANFPGANPKVIGETVAAPLEQAITGVENMLYMSSQSTADGKLTLTITFALGTDLDNAQVQVQNRVTRTQPKLPEEVTRIGITVDKASPDLTMVVHLTSPDNRYDMLYLSNYAILNIKDELARLGGVGDVQLFGMGDYSLRVWLDPNKTASRNLTATDVVTAIREQNRQVAAGQLGAPPAPGSTSFQLSINTQGRLVNEEEFENIIIRAGADGEITRLKDIARVELGSSQYALRSLLNNQPAVAIPIFQRPGSNAIDISDEVRAKMAELKKDFPEGMDYSIVYDPTVFVRGSIEAVVHTLFEALVLVVLVVILFLQTWRASIIPLLAVPVSLIGTFAVMHLFGFSLNALSLFGLVLAIGIVVDDAIVVVENVERNIGLGLKPLEATQKAMSEVTGPIIATALVLCAVFVPAAFISGLTGQFYKQFALTIAISTVISAFNSLTLSPALAAVLLKDHHAPRDTFSRLLDKLLGSWLFAPFNRFFDRASHRYVGGVRRVIRSSGIALFVYAGLMGLTYLGFSSTPTGFVPAQDKQYLVAFAQLPDAASLDRTEAVIKRMSEIALKQPGVADSVAFPGLSINGFTNSPNSGIVFTPLKPFDERKDPSQSAAAIAAALNAQFADIQDAYIAIFPPPPVQGLGTIGGFRLQIEDRGNLGYEALYKETQNIIAKSHEVPELAGLFTSYQVNVPQVDAAIDREKAKTHGVAINDIFDTLQVYLGSLYTNDFNRFGRTYQVNVQAEQQFRLDAEQIGQLKVRNNRGEMIPLATFLKVTDTSGPDRVMHYNGFITAEINGAAAPGYSSGQAEAAIEKLLKQELPNGMTFEWTDLTYQQILSGNTALFVFPLCVLLAFLVLAAQYESWSLPLAVILIVPMTLLSAITGVIVSGGDNNIFTQIGLIVLVGLACKNAILIVEFAKDEQAKGLDPLAAVLEACRLRLRPILMTSIAFIMGVVPLVFSSGAGSEMRHAMGVAVFSGMIGVTVFGLFLTPVFFFLIRRFVERRQARKAERVHPLENPA